Proteins from a genomic interval of Poecile atricapillus isolate bPoeAtr1 chromosome 1, bPoeAtr1.hap1, whole genome shotgun sequence:
- the KCNE3 gene encoding potassium voltage-gated channel subfamily E member 3 — protein sequence MGENNRTESWHQSLQAVLNALNQTLHGAIPCPGQAPASTVGTMHGGHAGRNDNAYMYILFVMTLFAATVGSLILGYTRSRKVDKRSDPYHVYIKNRVSMI from the coding sequence ATGGGTGAGAACAACCGGACGGAGTCTTGGCACCAAAGCCTGCAGGCAGTGCTGAACGCCTTAAACCAGACGCTGCACGGGGCCATCCCCTGCCCCGGCCAGGCCCCGGCCAGCACGGTGGGGACCATGCACGGCGGCCATGCCGGGCGCAACGACAACGCCTACATGTACATCCTCTTCGTCATGACGCTCTTCGCTGCCACCGTGGGCAGCCTCATCCTGGGCTACACCCGCTCCCGCAAGGTGGACAAGCGCAGCGACCCCTACCACGTCTACATCAAGAACAGGGTCTCCATGATCTGA
- the LIPT2 gene encoding putative lipoyltransferase 2, mitochondrial → MSRVAVRVLRLGAVPYAEALRVQERCVAAARAARGPAALPGPGSARGGPGALPVESVVLSEPAQPVYTWGLRGAPGAAAAAALRARGAALVAARRGGHITFHGPGQLLAFPVLDLRRRRLPLRAYVAGLEALVLRLCRRLGLGAARALPPPFTGVWMGDSKLCAIGVHCGNHITSHGLALNCCTDLTWFDHIVPCGLEGKGVTSLSHELGQHVAVNHVLEPFLDSFQEVFDCTLVSSEEPGD, encoded by the exons ATGTCCCGGGTGGCGGTGCGGGTGCTGCGGCTGGGCGCGGTGCCGTACGCGGAGGCGCTGAGGGTGCAAGAGCGCTGTGTGGCGGCGGCTCGGGCGGCGCGGGGCCCGGCGGCGCTGCCGGGCCCGGGCTCGgcccggggcggccccggggcgcTGCCGGTGGAGAGCGTGGTGCTCAGCGAGCCGGCGCAGCCCGTCTACACCTGGGGGCTGCGGGGagcgccgggagcggcggcggccgcggcgctgAGGGCTCGGGGCGCGGCGCTAGTGGCGGCTCGGCGCGGAGGCCACATCACCTTCCACGGCCCCGGGCAGCTGCTCGCTTTCCCCGTGCTCGACctgcgccgccgccgcctcccgctcCGAGCCTACGTGGCCGGGCTGGAGGCGCTGGTGCTGCGGCTCTGCCGCCGCCTCGGGCTGGGCGCGGCCCGAGCCCTCCCGCCGCCCTTCACCGGGGTCTGGATGGGCGACAGCAAACTCTGTGCCATCG GTGTGCACTGTGGGAACCACATCACCTCGCACGGGCTGGCGCTGAACTGCTGCACTGACCTCACCTGGTTCGACCACATCGTCCCCTGCGGGCTGGAGGGGAAGGGGGTCACCTCGCTGAGCCACGAGCTGGGGCAGCACGTCGCCGTCAACCACGTCCTTGAGCCCTTCCTCGACTCCTTCCAGGAGGTGTTTGACTGCACTTTGGTCTCTTCGGAAGAGCCCGGGGATTAG